CCCTGACCGGAGCGGCGGCCGGACGGCCCGTCAGGGCTGCTGTCCGCGCCAGTGCCGGATCTCCAGGGCGGCCGCCACCTCCCAGGGGCGTTCGGCCAGCGGGCGGGGCAGCAGTTCGTCGGCGCGGGCGAGGCGGCGCAGCAGGGTGTTGCGGTGGGTGAACAGCCGGGCCGCGGCCCGGGCGGCGTTGCACTGTTCGGCGAGGTAGGCGCGGACCGCCTCGGCGGGGGCGCCGTCGAGCGCGCCGAGGGTGCGGCTGACGAAGCGGTCGGCCTGTTCCAGGTCCTGGGTGAGCAGGGCGACCAGTTCGACCTCGTCGTGCGAGGCGAGGCGCTGGACGGAGCCGAGCCGGGCCAGCATCCGCTGGGCGGTGAGGGCGTCCAGGTGGCTGCGGCGGAAGCCGTTGACGCCGGAGGCGGTGGAGCCGAGGGCGATCCGGGCGGCGGGCAGCCGGTCGAGGCCGGCCCGGAGCAGGTCCGGGTCGGGGCGGGCGGCGGTCCACACCCAGCGGGTGGCGGCGCTGGCCATCACCACCAGGGTCCGGGGGCGGCCCGCGGCGGCGGCCAGCAGGTCGGCGGCGCGGTCGAGTTGGCCGAGGTCGGCGTCGGGGTCGTCGGTCCACAGCACGGCCGCGGTGTGCTCGCCGCCCAGCGGGTGGCCGAGCCGGGCCTCGGCCACCCGCTGGGCGATCGGCGCGCCGTCCAGCAGCAGCGCGACGGCGTGCAGCCGTTCGGCATGGCTGGAGCCGGTGAGTGCGGCGCGTTCGGCCCGCAGCAGGGCGGACATCGCGGCCACCGAGGCGTCCACGAACTCGGAGACGGAGCGCAGCGACACCTCCAGCAGTTCGCGCAGTTCCTCGGGGTCGGTGGTGAGCGAGCAGGCGATCCGGGTCCACAGCCGGACGGCGACGCTCTCCCCGGCCCGGTAGGAGTCGAGGGCGCTCTCGTCCAGGCCGCGGCGGACGATGTCGCGGGCGATCAGCCGCTGTTCCTCGCCGTCGGGGGCGGCGGGGACGGGCGCGCCGGGGTCGGCGACGTTGGCGGCGGCCCAGCGCAGCAGGTTGGCCCGGTTGACGCGGCGCAGGCCGGCGGAGAGCACCGGGTCGTCGGCGATCGGGCGGCGGGTCTCGCCGGCCAGGGTGGCGGCGTCGAGTTCGGCCAGCCATTCGGGGCGCGGGTTGAGGGCGGTCTCGGCCCCTTGCCGGATCAGGCGGCGGACCCGGGGCGAGGGCGGGGTCGGCGGCATGCCCGCCACCGTAGTGGTGCTTCCTGCACCTCCGGAACCCCCAGCGTTGTGCGGTTCGCCCCTGGGCAGCGGGCGCCCCGGCTGCCGATCATGAGGGTGTACCGTCCGCCACCGCCGAGGGAGCCGCCCGTGTCCGCCGCACCGCACGCCACCGACGTCGAGCACCTGGACGTCCTGATCATCGGCGCCGGGATCTCCGGCATCGGCGCGGGCCGCTACCTGACGGCCGAGCTGCCGGGGAAGGACTTCGCGATCCTGGAGGCGCGGGCGGACTGCGGCGGCACCTGGGACCTGTTCCGCTACCCGGGCATCCGCTCCGACTCCGACCTGCACACCTTCGGCTACGCGTTCAAGCCGTGGCGGCAGCGGGAGTCGATCGCGGACGCCCCGCAGATCCTGTCCTACCTGCGCGAGACCGTCCGGGAGAACGACCTGGAGCGGCGGATCCGCTACCGGCACCGGGTGCTGGGCGCGTCCTGGTCGACCGCGGAGGCCCGCTGGACGGTCGAGGTGGAGCGCGCCGACACCGGGCAGCGGCTCACCCTCAGCTGCGACTGGCTGTTCAGTGCGACCGGCTACTACCGCTACGACCAGGGCTACACCCCGGAGTTCGAAGGGCTGGAGCGGTTCGGCGGCACCGTCGTCCACCCGCAGCACTGGCCGGCCGACCTCGACCACGGCGGTAAGCGCGTCCTGGTCATCGGCAGCGGCGCGACCGCCGTCACCCTGGTGCCCGCGATGGCCGACCGGGCCGCGCACGTGACCATGCTCCAGCGCACGCCCACGTACATCATGCCGGTGCCGCGCCGCGACGCCGTCGCCAATCTGCTGCGCCGCCTGCTCGGCGACGAGCGCGGCTACGCGCTGGCCCGGCGCAAGAACATCGCCCAGCAGTACGCGGTCTGGTCGTTCTGCCGGCGCCACCCGAAGGCCGCCCGGCGGATCATCCGCTGGGTGAACACCCGTCAGCTGCCCAGGGGCTACCCGGTCGACGAGCACTTCAGCCCGCCGTACGACCCGTGGGACCAGCGGCTGTGCGCCGTCCCCGACGGCGACCTGTTCAAGGCGATCAAGGGCGGCCGGGCCTCCGTGGTCACCGACCGGATCCGCACCTTCACCGAGCGGGGCGTGCAGCTGGAGTCCGGCCGCGAGCTGGCCGCCGACCTGGTGGTCACCGCGACCGGCCTGAACGTGCAGGCGTTCGGCGGGATCCCGATGAGCGTGGACGGCACGCCCGTGGACCTCGCCGACACCGTCGCCTACAAGGGCATGATGCTCTCCGGCGTGCCCAACTTCGCGTACGCGATCGGCTACACCAACTCCTCCTGGACGCTGAAGGTCGGGCTGCTCTGCGAGCACTTCTGCCGGCTGCTCGCCCACATGGACCGGCACGGGCAGCGGATCTGCCGGCCCGAGGTCGCCGACCCGGCGATGCCCACCCGGCCGTTCCTGGACTTCGCCGCCGGGTACATCCGGCGCGCCGTCGACGGGCTGCCCCGGCAGGGCGACCGCGGGCCGTGGCTGACCTCCACCAGCTACCGGGACGACACCCGGCTGCTGGCCGCCGACAGCGTCGCCGACCCCGAACTGCACTTCTCCCCCGGCCCCGTACCGGCCGCCGCCCGTTGACCTGCGCCCCGGGCGGGCGGATTCTGGGGCTTAGGCGCACCGGCCACCCACGCCGGTGCGCACCGGGAAGGTGAACGCCATGCAGAACCACTGGGTCGTCGACCTGACCTTCGAAGAGGACGAGGCCCGCACCACCTGCACCGCCGCCCTCAGCGGCTTCAGCGCCCCAGGGGCCCGGGGCACCGGCACCGCGCGCCGCAACCCCACCGACGACTCCGACACCGCCATCGGTGAGGAACTGGCCGCGGCCCGCGCCTGCAACGACCTCGCCCAGCAACTGATCGGCCGCGCCGCGACCGGCATCGAGGGCCACACCCACATCCCCGCGCACCTGTCGTTCTGACCTCGGCGCGGGGCGCCGCCGCAACGGTCCGGTGATCTTTTCCGACCGCCGAACCGGCGGGTAGAGTGCGGCGATCTGTCGTGCCCACGGGGGGCACCGCCGAAACGAACACCGGTGACCGCATGACCGTCCGGACCCGCCCCGCCCTGTGGTGGCGCTGCGCCATCGTCCTGTCCGCGTTCCTGGGGATCTTCCTCAGCAACAGCTCACTGGTGTACTTCACCATCCAGAGCAACGTGATCGTGCTGGGCTACTTCCTGGCCGCCGCGTACTGGATGCTCAAGCGCGACACCGTCGACGCGCCCGCGCCCCGGCTGCGCGGCGCCGCCGTCCTGTACATCACCATCACCGGCATCGTCGCGCACGTGCTGCTCAACCACGGCGAGAACCCGCTGCCCGGCCTGGTCTCCGGCCCGGACCGCCTGCAGCACTGGTCCAGCTTCTTCCTGCACTACACCACTCCGCTGATGGTGCTCGCCGACTGGCTGCTGCTCTCCCCCCGCAACGCCTCCCGCTGGCGCGACCTGCCGCTCTGGCTGTCCTTCCCGCTCGGCTACGCCTTCCTCACCGAGGGCCGCGCCGTGCTCTTCCCGGACTTCCCGGTCCGCTACCCGTACTTCTTCCTCGACCCGACCGAGCACGGCTACGGCTGGGTCGGCCTCCAGATGCTCCAGCTCACCGTCGAGTTCGTCGTCCTCGGGGCCCTGGTCATCGGCCTGGACCGCCTCGGCACCAAGCTCCGCCGCACCCCTGCCGGGGCCGGGGCGCAGGCCTGAGGTCGGCGGCGGGGTCTCCCGGAGCGGCGGCCGTCAGCGGGTGGAGCCCATCGTGCGGGAGACCCGGGCGGCCGTGGCGGCCACCACGGGACCGAGTTCGCGGACCCGGGCGGCGGTGATCCGCGAGGTGAGGGCGGAGGTGGAGATCGCGCCGATCACGGTGTTGTTGTGGTCGAAGACGGGGGCGGCGATGCAGCGGACCTCGGGTTCGTTCTCCCGGTCGTCGACGGCGTAGCCGCGGGTGCGGATGCGGGTGAGTTCGGCGCCCAGGGCGGCGGCCGAGGTCAGGGTGCGGCCGGTGATGGCGGGGAGGCCGTTGGCGACCACGGCGGCGAACACCTCCTCGGGCATCCAGGCGAGCATGGCCTTGCCGACGGCGGTGCAGTACATCGGGGCGCGGCTGCCGATCCGGGAGGCCATCCGGACGGCGGTCTCGTTCTCCACCTTGTCGACGTAGACCACGTACGGGGCGTCGGGGACGCACAGGTGGACGGTGCCGCCGACCTCGCGCATCAGCTGGTGGGCCTCCTCGGAGGCGGCGGTGCGCAGGTCGAGGGTGGCCAGGTAGGCCTGGCCGAGCTGCAGGGCGCCGGGGCCCAGCCGGTAGTGGCCGGTGTCCCGGTCGCGGGCCAGGAGTTGGGCGTCGACCAGCGGGGCGGCCAGCCGCAGCACGGTGGACTTGGACATCTCCAGGCCGTCGGCGAGCGCGGTCAGGCTGAGGTCGGTGCCGGCCGTCGCGTGGTCGCGGACGTGTTCGAGCACCGCGAGTGCGCGGCGCAGCGACGCGGACTGGTTGCGATCACTGGGCCGGGGGTCGGCGGTCCGGTTGTCGGCGGCGGTGCTGGTCATGGGGTGTGACGGTACGGGGCGGTTCGGCGCCGGTGCCAGTTCCGCAGCACATCGTTTTGCATTGCACAACTTTTACCATCTGCTCTTGTCGCCGTGCCCGCCGGGTTTCTAACGTCCCGCTCACACCGATCCCCCACTGCATGTCCCGGTATGCCCGGGATGCGCAGGTGCGTCCCGCCCGTGGCGAGGAGATGAGTTGAGCATGAAGAAGCTGGCCCGTGGTGTCGCCCTTGCCGTGCTGGCCGGCACCGTGGCCACGGCGTGCGCGCCGGGCACCGCGAAGACGGCGTCCTCCGAGGACAAGCAGACCGGCACCGTGAAGGTGTGGCTGTACGACGAGGCGAACCGGGCCCCGAAGGAGCAGGTGGTGGCGCAGGCCGTCGCCGACTTCAAGGGCAAGCACCCGGGCGTGGACGTGCAGGTCTCGTACATCCCGACCGACGCGGGCCCGCGCGCCGAGAAGATGAAGGGCGCGTTCAACGACCCGTCCTCGGCCCCGGACGTGGTGGAGTTCGGCAACACCGACCTGTTCGGCTACACCGCCTCGGGCGGCCTCGCCGACATCACCTCCGACCTGGCGAGCTGGGCGGAGGGCAACGACCTGCCGCAGGACCTGAAGGACACCGCGGTGGTGGACGGCAAGACCTACGGCCTGCCCTGGTGGCTGGGCGTGCGCGCGCTGTACTACCGCACCGACGTGTTCGGCGAGCTCGGCCTGTCCGCCCCGACCAGCTACGCGGAGCTCAAGTCCGCCGCGGAGAAGGTCCGTTCGGCGCACGGCGACCTGCTGGGCATCGCGGTCGGCGGCAAGTACACCTTCGGCGCGCTGCCGTTCGTGTGGGCCAACGGCGGCGACCTGGCCGCGCAGAACGGCGCGGCGTACACCGCCTCGATCGACTCGGCGCAGTCGCAGGCCGGCGTGAAGGCGTACACCGACCTGTTCACGGACGCGATCTGCCCGGCGCAGCAGTGCGCCGACCTGACCGGCGGCAAGACCGTGGAGGCGTTCGCGGCGGGCAAGGCCGGCATGGCGATCCTGCCGAACTCCTCGCGCAGCGCGGTGGAGGCGGGCGCCGCCAAGGGCAAGTACGCGATCGTGCCGCTGCCGGGCGCGAGCGCGGGCCGGATCGCCCCGGCGTTCTCCGGCGGCAACGACCTGGGCGTCATGAAGTCCACCCAGCACCGCAGCCTGGCTGTCGACTTCATCAAGGAACTGGCGTCCAAGAAGAACCAGTTGGCGCTGTTCGACGCGATGGGCAACCTGCCGACGCTGTCCTCGGCGCGGGCCGAGGTGGTGCAGAAGCAGCCGTGGCTGAAGCCGTTCACCGACACCATCGAGGCCGGCACCAAGTTCGTCCCGAAGGACGCCGCCTGGGCCAAGATCGACGCCCAGGCCGTGGTGCCGACCATGCTGCAGAAGGTGATCACCGGAAAGGCCGACGTCGCCGCCGCCAGCAAGGAGGCGGCGGCCGCGATGAACACCGCCTTCAGCGGCAAGTAGCCGTCAACCCCTGAGAATCAACTGGAAGTCGTCGATGCCTGCCACGACCGTCACCGCCCGGGCGGACCACGGGGACACCCCGGTCCGCCCGGCGGGCGGCGCCCCCGCGAAGGGCCGCCGCCGCTCCGGGCCGCTCGCCCGGATCCCCGTCCCGCTGTGGCTGCTGCTGCCCGCCGCACTGGTGCTGATCCCGCTGTTCGGCTACCCGCTGTACCAGTTGGGCCTGCTGTCGGTGCTCAAGTTCGGCCAGCCGCAGGCCTCCGGCGGCGTGCCGACCGAGTTCGTCGGCCTGTCGAACTACACCGACGTCCTCGGCGACGGGCAGTTCTGGTCGGTGCTCGGCCAGACCCTGGCGTTCGCCGCGTTCTGCGTGGTCGCCACCCTGGTGGTGGGCGCGGTCTGCGCGGTGCTGCTCACCCGGGCCGGCAAGTGGCCGCGCCTGCTGCTGATGTTCGGCGCGCTCGGCGCCTGGGCGGCGCCCGCGATGACCGGCTCCACGGTGTGGATGTTCCTGCTGGACACCAACACCGGCCTGGTCAACGAACTCCTCGGCACCCAGGGCCACAACTGGATGTACGACAAGTGGTCGGCGTTCGCGATGGTCGCCGTGGTCGTGGTCTGGCACAGCTTCCCGTTCGTCATGATCACCCTGTACGCGGGCATCCAGGCCATCCCCGACTCCGTCCTGGAGGCCGCCCGCCTGGACGGCGCCGGCACCGCCACGGTCTTCCGCCGGATCATGCTGCCGATGCTGCGCCCGCTGCTGGTGATCGTGGTGATCCAGTCGATCATCTGGGACTTCAAGGTCTTCACCCAGATCTACGTGATGACCGGGGGCGGCGGCATCGCCGGCCAGAACCTGGTGCTGAACGTGTACGCCTACCAGAAGGCCTTCGTCGCCGAGAACTACAGCCTCGGCGCGGCGATCGGCGTCCTGATGACGCTGATCCTGCTGGCCGTCACCGCCGTGTACGTCCGTACCCTGCGCCGCTCCGGGGAGGAACTGTGATGATCGGCAAGCGCGACCGCCGGGTGCTGCGGCAGGGCGCGAACACCGTGACCGTGGTGATCGCCCTGCTGACCGTGTTCCCGCTGTACTGGATGGTGCTCTCGGCGCTGAAGCCGAAGGGCGAGATCACCGCGGCGCACCCGCGGCCGTGGACCTTCGCGCCGACGCTGGAGAACTTCCGGGGCGCCCTGGGGGTCTCCGGGTTCGGCCGGTACTTCGTCAACAGCCTGCTGGTGGCGGTGGTCGTGGTGGTGCTGTCGGCCGCGATCGCCTTCCTGGCGGCGGTCGCGCTCTCCCGGTTCAGGTTCAGGTTCCGGACCACGATCCTGATCATGTTCCTGGTCGCCCAGATGGTGCCGGTCGAGGCGCTGACCATCCCGCTGTTCTTCCTGGTCCGCGACATCGGCACGGTCGCGCCCGGCTTCGGCCTGTCCTCGCTGGGCGCGCTGATGCTGGTCAACCTGGCGTTCTCGCTGCCGTTCGCGGTGTGGATGCTGCGCGGGTTCGTCGCCGCCGTCCCGGAGTCGCTGGAGGAGGCCGCCCGGATCGACGGCGCGAGCCGGTTCACCGTCCTGTGGCGGATCCTGTTCCCGCTGGTCGCCCCCGGCCTGGCGGCGACCAGCGTGTTCTCCTTCATCACGGCCTGGAACGACTTCGTCTTCGCCAAGACGCTGATCCTGGACACCGACCACCAGACGCTGCCGGCCGCGCTGATGGTGTTCTTCAAGCCGGACGAGAACGACTGGGGCGGCATCATGGCCGCCTCCACGCTGATGACCGTCCCGGTGCTGATCTTCTTCGTCCTGGTCCAGCGTCACATGGTGTCCGGGCTGGGCGGCGCGGTGAAGGACTGATCCCCCGTCAGTCCTGCCGGGCTGCCCAGGCGGCGAACGCCTCGTGGAAGCCGGGGAAGGTCTTGCGCACGCAGCCGGGGTCGTCGAAGGTGACGCCCGGCGTGCGCAGGCCCGTGACGGCGAAGGACATCACGATCCGGTGGTCGCCGTGGGTGGCGATCTCCGCCGCCTTCGGCGCCCCGGGGTGGATCTCGATCCAGTCCCGCCCGGTCTCCACCCGGACGCCCAGGCGACGCAGGTTCTCCGCGCAGGCGTCCAGCCGGTCGCACTCCTTGACGCGGGTGTTGTACACGTCCTCGATCCGCACCGGCCCCGAGGCGAACGGCGCGATCGCCGCCAGCGTCGGCATGGTGTCGGAGATGTCCCGCATGTTGACCGTCCCGCCGGTCAGCGCCCCGCCGGTCACGGTGGTGGCGTCCGCCCCGACCTCGACCTTCGCCCCGAGCCGCGCCAGCACCTCGACGAACCGCAGGTCCCCCTGCAGCGCGTCGCGCCCCAGCCCCGGGACGGTCACCTCACGGCCCGTCAGGGCGGCCGCCGCGAAGAAGTAGGAGGCCGTCGACGCGTCCGGCTCGATCGGGTACCGCGCCGCCGTGTAGCCCCCCGGCGGCACGCTGAACACGTTGCCCTCGCGCTGCACCTCGACGCCGAAGCTGCGCATCATCGCCAGGGTGATCTCGACGTACGGGGCGGACACCAGGTCGGTGACGTCGATCCGCAGGCCGGTGCGGGTGAGCGGGCCGAGCAGCAGCAGCGCCGTCAGGTACTGCGAGGACAGCCCCGCGTCCAGCGTCACCTCGCCGCCCGCCACCCCGTTCGCCCGGATGCTCAGCGGGTGGTGGCCGTCCTGCCCGTGGTGCTCCAGGTCGACGCCCAGCTCGCGCAGCGCGGTGGTCAGCGGGCCGAGCGGCCGGCGGCGCATCTGCGCGGACGCGTCGAAGTGGAACGTCCCGTGCCCGGCGGCGGCCAGCGTCGGCAGGAACCGCGCGGTGGTCGCGCCGTCGCGGCAGAACACCTCCGCCCCGTCCGTGCCCGGCCCCTGCGGACGCCCGGTGATCCGCCACTCCCCCGGCTCCCGCACCACCTGGTAGCCGAGCCCGAGCAGCCCCTCCGCGAACCCCTCGGTGTCGTCCGAGACCAGCGGCCGCGCCAGCGTGGTCACCCCGTCGGCCGCCGCCGCGAGGAACAGCGCCCGCGCGGTGACCGACTTCGAACCGGGAATCTCGACGACAGCCACGGGGACGCTCCAACGGGGACGGCGACAGGACCGCCCCCGATCCTGCCCGGGGGACGGTCCTGCGGGACGACTCGTCTTACGGTGTGGACACCCGCCGGGGCCCGCGCTAGGCGGTGCGGGCGATCTCCTCGCGGGTGACCGGGTGGGCGAACGGCAGGCCCTGGACGTAGCGGGCGAGTTCGTCCGCCGCCGCGGCGGCCATCCGGTGCAGCTCGCCGCCCAGCGAGCCCGCCACGTGCGGGGTGAGCAGCACGTTCGGCAGGTCGTAGAGCGGGGAGTCGACCGGCAGCGTCTCGGGCACGGTGACGTCCAGGACGGCGTCGATGCGGCCGGCCACCAGCTCGGCGGTCAGCGCGTCCTGGTCGATCAGCGAGCCGCGCGAGGTGTTGATCAGCGTCGCCCCGTCCGGCATCAGCGCGATCCGGCGGGCGTCCAGCAGGTGCCTGGTCTCCGGGAGTTCGGGTGCGTGCACGCTCAGCACGTCCGAGCGCGCGCAGAGTTCGTCCAGCTCGACCAACTCGGCACCCAGCGCCGTAGCCTGATCGGCCGTCACATAGGGGTCGTGCAGCAGCAGGTCGAAGTCGTAGGGCGCCAGCAGCTCCAGCACCCGCCGGCCGATCCGGGAGGCGCCGACCAGGCCGACGGTGCGCCGGTAGTTGCCGACCGCGGCGTACGCGGCCTGCCAGTCGTGCGGGGCGCGCCGGCCTCGGTAGTCGGCGGCCAGGCGCAGCACCTGCTTGTTGGCGAACAGCACGGCGGCGACGGTGAATTCGGCGACCGGCAGGGCGTTCGCCCAGGCGGCGGAGGTGATGCCCAGGCCGCGGTCCCAGCAGGCGTCGGTGACGTGGTGCTTGACCGAGCCGGCGGCGTGCAGCACGGCCTTCAGGCGCGGCGCGGCGGCCAGCACCTCGGCGGTGAGCGGCGGGCAGCCCCAGCTGCTGACGATGATCTCGGCCTCGGCGAGGGCCGCGGCGCCCGCCGGGGAGGTGAAGTCGTCGACGACCAGTTCCGGGTCGAGGTCGGCGAGTTCGACCAGGCGGGCCATCACCTCGGGGGAGATCAGCCGGGCGGCGAGGTCGCCGTGCATGGCGAGCAGGGCGCGCGGACGGGTCCGGGTGGCGGCCGGGGCGGGCGGCGCCTCGGCGGTCGCGGGATTGGGCATGGCGGGGCTCCCCATCGGGCGCAGTGGAGGAAGAGTGGCGGGGTTACTTGACGCTGCCGGCGGTGAGCCCGGCCTTCCAGTGGCGCTGCAGCAGCACGAAGGCGAGCACCAGCGGGAGGACGGCGAGCAGCGAGCCGGTGACCACCAGCGGGTAGTACTCGGGGAAGGCGTGGGTCTGGGCGTTCCAGGAGTACAGGCCGAGGCTGACCGGGAAGAGCCGGTTGTCGGAGAGCATCACCAGCGGCAGGAAGAAGTTGTTCCAGATGGCGGTGAACTGGAACAGGAAGACGGTGACGAAGCCGGGCATGACCATCTTCAGGCCGATCGACCAGAAGATCCGCAGTTCGCTCGCGCCGTCCATCCGGGCGGCCTCCAGGACCTCGCCGGGCACGTAGCCGGCGCAGAACACCCGGGCCAGGTACACCCCGAACGGGTTGACCAGGGAGGGCAGCAGCACCGCCCAGTAGGTGTTGACGATGTGCAGCTGCGAGGCGAGCAGGTACATCGGCAGCGCGAGCGCGGTGGTCGGGACCAGCACGCCGAGCAGCACCACCCCGAACAGCTTCTCCTTGCCGGGGAAGGCGTAGACGTGGAAGGCGTAGCCGGCGCAGACGCAGACCAGCGCGCACAGCACGGCCCCGATCCCGGCGTACAGCAGGGAGTTGAGGTACCAGCGGAAGTAGATGCCGTCGCCCGCCGTGGCCAGCTCGTGCAGGTTCTGGCCGAGGTGGAAGTTGCCGGCGCCGAGGGCGCGGCCGCCGATCAGGTCGGCCGTGTTCTTGGCGGAGGCGCTGATCAGCCAGCCGAGCGGCAGCAGGGTGTAGAGGGTGGCGAGGACCAGCGCGCCGTTGACCGCGGTCTTCGACAGGGTCCAGGGGCGGCGCGGCCGCCGGGGCTCGGCCGCGGCCGGCGCGGCGGGTCGGACGGGGGTCAGGGTGCTGCTCATCGGGCGGCCTCCGTCCGCTGCTGGGCGCGCTTCTCGTCACGGCCGCGGGTGAGCCGGGTGACCACGAAGGAGAGCGCGGCGGCGGCCAGGGCGAGCAGCACCGAGGAGGCGGCGGCCAGGCCGTAGTCGCCCCGTTCGAACGCGGCGGAGTAGGCGTACATGTTGGGGGTCCAGGTGGAGACCACGCCGGGGGCGACGTCGTGCAGGATCATCGGTTCGGTGAACAGCTGGAGCGAGCCGATCACGGTGAACAGGCCGACCATCACCACGGAGGCCCGGATCAGCGGGACCTTGACGCTCAGTGCGGTGCGCAGCGGGCCGGCGCCGTCGACCACGGCGGCCTCCAGCACCTCGCGCGGGATGGCCTGCAGCGCGGCGTAGAAGATCACCATGTTGTAGCCGGTCCACTCCCACAGGGCGATGTTGACGATCGCGGGCAGCGGGTGGCCGAGCACGTCGACCTGGGTGCCGGCCGAGCTCAGCGCGTCGATGACGGGGCTGATGCCGGGGGTGTACAGGTACGTCCACACCAGGGCGGCGATGATGCCGGGGACGGCGTGCGGCAGGAACAGCGCGAGCTGGAAGAACCGCTTGGCGCGGGCCAGCGCGGAGTCCAGCAGCAGCGCGACGGTCAGCGACAGGCCGAGCATCAGCGGGATGTACAGCAGGCAGTACTGGGCGGTGTTCCAGAAGCCGTCGCGGAAGGCGGCGTCGCCGAGCGCCCGGGTGTAGTTGCCGAGGCCGGTGAACACCTGGGTGGTGCCGCCGCCGAAGCCGAGGCCGGAGCGGTGCTCGGTGTACAGGCTGAGGTAGACCGCGTAGCCGATCGGGATCAACGTGCAGGCGGTGAACAGCAGCAGGAACGGGGCGAGCAGGACGGCCGGGGCGCCGAACGGCGCCCGGCGCTTCCGGGTGCCCCGGGCGGCGGGGGTGCCGCCGCCCGGGACGGGGGTGGCGCCGGACATCAGCCGGCCACCTTCAGACCGCGGTTCTTCAGCTCGGCGAGGGTGGCCTGCTGCGCGGTGTCGACAGCGGACGGCACCGTGCTGCCCTGGCCGAGCTTGCCGAAGGCGTCCTTCATCGAGCTGTTGGTGGCGCCCATCGCCGGGCCCCAGGACCAGTTCGGCTTGATCGACTTCGCGGCGTCCTGGTAGATCGCGTACACGTCCTGGCCGCCGTAGAACTCGGTCTTGAACGCGGCCTTGGCGACCGGCACCAGCTCCGGGTCGGCCGGGTAGGCGGAGGAGGTGCCGGAGGCGATCCGGGCCTGGATGCCCTCGGGGGTGGTGGTCGCCCAGGTGGCGAACTCGACGGCGGCCTTGGCCTTCTTGCTGTCCTTGGACACCGCGAAGGTGGTGCCGCCGAGCATGCCGGAGGCGGGCTGGCCGTCCCAGCTCGGGATCGGCGCGACCGCCCACTTGCCGTTCGCGGCGGGGTCGGTGCCGAGGTTGGACTTCAGCACGCCGCCGCCCCAGGACGCGCCGAGGTACGCCGCGGTCTCGCCCTTCTGCAGCGAGGCGGTCCACTGCTGGCTGAACGAGGGCTGCACGCGCACCAGGTCGTCGGCGATCATGCCCTGCCAGTAGTCGGCGACCTTCTTGGTCTCCGCGCTCGCCAGGTTCACCTTCCAGCTGTCGCCGCTGGTGCCGAACCACTGGGCGCCGGCCTGCCAGGCCATCGCCTCGAAGGTGCTCGGGTCGTCGGGGAAGAAGGTGGCGATCCGGGTGTTGGCGTCGGCGGCCTTCAGCTTCTGCGCGGCGGCCTTGAACTCGTCCCAGGTCTTCGGGACGGC
The DNA window shown above is from Streptomyces sp. TLI_171 and carries:
- a CDS encoding CdaR family transcriptional regulator, with amino-acid sequence MPPTPPSPRVRRLIRQGAETALNPRPEWLAELDAATLAGETRRPIADDPVLSAGLRRVNRANLLRWAAANVADPGAPVPAAPDGEEQRLIARDIVRRGLDESALDSYRAGESVAVRLWTRIACSLTTDPEELRELLEVSLRSVSEFVDASVAAMSALLRAERAALTGSSHAERLHAVALLLDGAPIAQRVAEARLGHPLGGEHTAAVLWTDDPDADLGQLDRAADLLAAAAGRPRTLVVMASAATRWVWTAARPDPDLLRAGLDRLPAARIALGSTASGVNGFRRSHLDALTAQRMLARLGSVQRLASHDEVELVALLTQDLEQADRFVSRTLGALDGAPAEAVRAYLAEQCNAARAAARLFTHRNTLLRRLARADELLPRPLAERPWEVAAALEIRHWRGQQP
- a CDS encoding NAD(P)/FAD-dependent oxidoreductase, with the protein product MRVYRPPPPREPPVSAAPHATDVEHLDVLIIGAGISGIGAGRYLTAELPGKDFAILEARADCGGTWDLFRYPGIRSDSDLHTFGYAFKPWRQRESIADAPQILSYLRETVRENDLERRIRYRHRVLGASWSTAEARWTVEVERADTGQRLTLSCDWLFSATGYYRYDQGYTPEFEGLERFGGTVVHPQHWPADLDHGGKRVLVIGSGATAVTLVPAMADRAAHVTMLQRTPTYIMPVPRRDAVANLLRRLLGDERGYALARRKNIAQQYAVWSFCRRHPKAARRIIRWVNTRQLPRGYPVDEHFSPPYDPWDQRLCAVPDGDLFKAIKGGRASVVTDRIRTFTERGVQLESGRELAADLVVTATGLNVQAFGGIPMSVDGTPVDLADTVAYKGMMLSGVPNFAYAIGYTNSSWTLKVGLLCEHFCRLLAHMDRHGQRICRPEVADPAMPTRPFLDFAAGYIRRAVDGLPRQGDRGPWLTSTSYRDDTRLLAADSVADPELHFSPGPVPAAAR
- a CDS encoding DUF1876 domain-containing protein, producing MQNHWVVDLTFEEDEARTTCTAALSGFSAPGARGTGTARRNPTDDSDTAIGEELAAARACNDLAQQLIGRAATGIEGHTHIPAHLSF
- a CDS encoding Pr6Pr family membrane protein; translation: MTVRTRPALWWRCAIVLSAFLGIFLSNSSLVYFTIQSNVIVLGYFLAAAYWMLKRDTVDAPAPRLRGAAVLYITITGIVAHVLLNHGENPLPGLVSGPDRLQHWSSFFLHYTTPLMVLADWLLLSPRNASRWRDLPLWLSFPLGYAFLTEGRAVLFPDFPVRYPYFFLDPTEHGYGWVGLQMLQLTVEFVVLGALVIGLDRLGTKLRRTPAGAGAQA
- a CDS encoding IclR family transcriptional regulator: MTSTAADNRTADPRPSDRNQSASLRRALAVLEHVRDHATAGTDLSLTALADGLEMSKSTVLRLAAPLVDAQLLARDRDTGHYRLGPGALQLGQAYLATLDLRTAASEEAHQLMREVGGTVHLCVPDAPYVVYVDKVENETAVRMASRIGSRAPMYCTAVGKAMLAWMPEEVFAAVVANGLPAITGRTLTSAAALGAELTRIRTRGYAVDDRENEPEVRCIAAPVFDHNNTVIGAISTSALTSRITAARVRELGPVVAATAARVSRTMGSTR
- a CDS encoding extracellular solute-binding protein; protein product: MKKLARGVALAVLAGTVATACAPGTAKTASSEDKQTGTVKVWLYDEANRAPKEQVVAQAVADFKGKHPGVDVQVSYIPTDAGPRAEKMKGAFNDPSSAPDVVEFGNTDLFGYTASGGLADITSDLASWAEGNDLPQDLKDTAVVDGKTYGLPWWLGVRALYYRTDVFGELGLSAPTSYAELKSAAEKVRSAHGDLLGIAVGGKYTFGALPFVWANGGDLAAQNGAAYTASIDSAQSQAGVKAYTDLFTDAICPAQQCADLTGGKTVEAFAAGKAGMAILPNSSRSAVEAGAAKGKYAIVPLPGASAGRIAPAFSGGNDLGVMKSTQHRSLAVDFIKELASKKNQLALFDAMGNLPTLSSARAEVVQKQPWLKPFTDTIEAGTKFVPKDAAWAKIDAQAVVPTMLQKVITGKADVAAASKEAAAAMNTAFSGK
- a CDS encoding carbohydrate ABC transporter permease — translated: MPATTVTARADHGDTPVRPAGGAPAKGRRRSGPLARIPVPLWLLLPAALVLIPLFGYPLYQLGLLSVLKFGQPQASGGVPTEFVGLSNYTDVLGDGQFWSVLGQTLAFAAFCVVATLVVGAVCAVLLTRAGKWPRLLLMFGALGAWAAPAMTGSTVWMFLLDTNTGLVNELLGTQGHNWMYDKWSAFAMVAVVVVWHSFPFVMITLYAGIQAIPDSVLEAARLDGAGTATVFRRIMLPMLRPLLVIVVIQSIIWDFKVFTQIYVMTGGGGIAGQNLVLNVYAYQKAFVAENYSLGAAIGVLMTLILLAVTAVYVRTLRRSGEEL